The Psychrobacter sp. LV10R520-6 genome includes a region encoding these proteins:
- the prpB gene encoding methylisocitrate lyase has product MTLPSAGARFRSALTQKNTNNQPLQIAGAINAYTAMMATQVGHQALYLSGAGVANASFGLPDLGMTSLDNVLEDARRITDAVDTPLLVDIDTGFGGSFNIAQTVRKMEKAGVAAVHIEDQVAQKRCGHRPNKEIVSISEMVDRLKAALDAKVDKDFVVMARTDALSVEGLDAAVERAVAFQEAGADMIFAEALTDIEMYRKFTDVLDIPVLANMTEFGQTDLYTTDQLYGVGVDMVLYPLSAFRAMNKAALNVYQHILSDGTQDNVVDTMQTRMELYDFLNYHEFEQTLDKLFADNK; this is encoded by the coding sequence ATGACATTGCCATCAGCTGGCGCTCGTTTTCGCAGCGCACTTACCCAAAAAAATACTAACAACCAACCGCTACAAATTGCCGGTGCTATTAACGCCTATACTGCCATGATGGCGACTCAAGTGGGTCATCAAGCCTTATATCTTTCCGGTGCTGGCGTAGCCAATGCGTCATTTGGTTTACCTGATTTGGGTATGACCAGTCTTGATAATGTCTTAGAAGATGCTCGCCGGATTACTGATGCTGTTGATACGCCATTATTAGTCGATATCGACACTGGTTTTGGTGGCTCGTTTAACATTGCCCAAACCGTTAGAAAAATGGAAAAAGCGGGCGTCGCAGCGGTACATATTGAAGACCAAGTGGCACAAAAACGCTGTGGCCATCGCCCCAATAAAGAAATCGTTAGTATTTCAGAGATGGTGGATCGCTTAAAAGCAGCCCTTGATGCCAAAGTTGATAAAGACTTTGTAGTGATGGCACGTACGGACGCCCTATCTGTCGAAGGCCTTGACGCTGCTGTTGAGCGCGCGGTTGCGTTTCAAGAAGCCGGCGCTGATATGATTTTTGCTGAAGCCTTAACCGATATTGAAATGTACCGTAAGTTCACAGACGTGCTAGACATTCCCGTACTTGCCAACATGACTGAATTTGGTCAGACTGACCTTTACACGACTGATCAGCTATATGGCGTTGGTGTGGATATGGTGCTGTATCCATTATCAGCATTTCGTGCCATGAACAAAGCCGCGCTCAATGTTTACCAACATATCTTATCTGACGGCACGCAAGATAATGTCGTTGATACCATGCAGACTCGTATGGAGCTCTATGACTTTTTGAACTATCATGAGTTCGAGCAGACTTTAGATAAGCTATTCGCTGATAACAAGTAA
- the prpC gene encoding 2-methylcitrate synthase, whose translation MAAQKELSGAGLRGQVAGKTALSTVGKSGSGLTYRGYDVSDLADKCIFEEVAYLLLYGNLPNQSELDAYQTKLKGLRGLPQALKDVLERIPADSHPMDVLRTGNSMLGNLETEMSFDEENDQADRMLAVFPSIINYWYRFTHDNERIETETDDETIGGHFLHLLKGEKPNELHEKVMNVSLILYAEHEFNASTFTARVCASTLSDIHSCITGAIGTLRGPLHGGANEAAMDMIEGFSSPDDAEKEMMGMLARKDKIMGFGHAIYTDSDPRNVVIKGWAEKLAADVGDDVLYPVSVRCEEVMWREKKLFCNADFFHASAYHFMGIPTKLFTPIFVISRLTGWASHVFEQRANNRIIRPSAEYIGEELRSVPDMSAR comes from the coding sequence ATGGCAGCACAAAAAGAACTTTCAGGCGCAGGCCTACGCGGTCAAGTCGCTGGCAAGACCGCTCTATCTACCGTTGGCAAATCAGGCTCAGGCTTAACTTACCGCGGTTATGACGTTTCAGATTTAGCAGACAAATGCATTTTTGAAGAAGTCGCTTATCTTTTATTATATGGCAATCTGCCTAACCAAAGCGAACTTGATGCCTATCAAACCAAACTTAAAGGCTTACGCGGTCTACCGCAAGCATTAAAAGATGTGCTTGAGCGTATCCCTGCTGACTCGCACCCGATGGATGTGCTGCGTACTGGCAACTCAATGCTAGGTAATCTTGAAACTGAAATGAGTTTTGATGAAGAAAACGACCAAGCGGATCGTATGCTAGCCGTATTCCCATCGATTATCAACTATTGGTATCGTTTTACCCATGACAATGAGCGTATCGAAACTGAAACGGACGACGAGACTATCGGCGGACATTTCTTACATCTGCTAAAAGGTGAGAAACCAAACGAGCTACATGAAAAGGTGATGAACGTATCGCTCATTCTTTACGCTGAGCACGAGTTTAACGCTTCAACCTTCACCGCGCGCGTCTGTGCCTCCACCCTATCTGATATCCATTCTTGTATTACTGGCGCGATTGGTACCTTACGTGGTCCTTTACATGGCGGCGCGAACGAAGCAGCTATGGATATGATTGAAGGCTTTAGCTCACCTGATGACGCCGAAAAAGAGATGATGGGCATGCTGGCGCGTAAAGACAAAATCATGGGCTTCGGTCACGCTATCTACACTGATTCAGATCCCCGTAACGTAGTCATTAAAGGTTGGGCTGAAAAACTAGCGGCAGACGTTGGTGATGATGTGCTATACCCCGTATCAGTACGTTGTGAAGAAGTCATGTGGCGCGAAAAGAAGTTGTTCTGTAATGCCGATTTCTTCCACGCTTCTGCCTATCATTTCATGGGTATCCCCACCAAACTGTTCACGCCAATCTTTGTTATCTCGCGTCTGACAGGCTGGGCATCGCATGTATTTGAGCAGCGTGCCAATAACCGTATCATTCGCCCAAGTGCGGAATATATCGGTGAAGAATTGCGTTCTGTACCAGATATGAGTGCGCGTTAA